The genomic interval GTGTAGCTGGAGTTATTGGTGAAAATATTGGCAAATATAATGTAGTTGGAGTTGCCGGAGGTGCTAAGGATTGTGCTCTTTCATAAGCTCCCGGTGTCCGCGTTTGCTGATATTCTGAAATGCTGAGTTGATAAGCTTTCTCATCATAAGTTCGGTGTCTTGAAGGCCCAGCTATTTGTTCAATTACAGCCACTGCCGCCGGTGGTGCTGGATTTATATACTCTCCGGATATCAAAGTCAGCTGAGTTTCCGGATTTTTGTTAGCTGCTGCAGTATGTTTAGCTGTCTGCTGAGTCGAGGTAAACGAAGGTGCTGGATTTGTATTAGCTCTGGATGTAAGAGTCTGCTGGGTTGCACCTTCATTAGGATCATAATCTGTCTCTCGAGAAGGTGTTCGTGGATAATACGGCTGTGTCCTAGGATAACTAGGTACTGGGTCATTTAAAATTTGCTCTGATCAATTGAGAACGCCCATTTTAAATCTTCGTTTTTGGGCTGGTGTCATTGTTTTCATATCTGGAAGCATGCTTTGAAAAAAAGCTAGATCGCTGTCTATTTCAGGCTCAGCTCTATGTATGGTCTTCATTTGTAATGCTCTTTGACtgaaatattcatgtgctgatTTATTGACATCTTTTAAAGAGATTGCCCTAGATTTATTTAATGGTGGTAGCAGTGGCGGTGTTGGCGTGGATTGATTGGAGATGGAATCCGAATTTGTGTTTTGACAAGGTAGTTGACCAGTACACAGTGTCTCATCGACTTCTTCACTATCATTACCGTCTGTGCTATCATATTTGCTTAGATTACTTTTGGTTGGTCGGGACTTCAAGTAATTGTCTAAAAAATGTAGATGTGGTGAAAGGTAGTACTCTTTAATCGTCTTTGCACCTGATCCAGATGGCAAATCTAGCCTTTTCTTGTTTTTGCTGTAA from Vanessa cardui chromosome W, ilVanCard2.1, whole genome shotgun sequence carries:
- the LOC124542518 gene encoding uncharacterized protein LOC124542518, which encodes MRDDIEFCELIEQYPNIYDYTKTGYSNRNVQDKIWQEIAIKVGATAQECKERWKNIRCSYSKNKKRLDLPSGSGAKTIKEYYLSPHLHFLDNYLKSRPTKSNLSKYDSTDGNDSEEVDETLCTGQLPCQNTNSDSISNQSTPTPPLLPPLNKSRAISLKDVNKSAHEYFSQRALQMKTIHRAEPEIDSDLAFFQSMLPDMKTMTPAQKRRFKMGVLN